The following DNA comes from Pirellulales bacterium.
CGTCTCGTGTGAATCGGTCGCCGTGGGTGGCATTGGCTAATCTCCCACACTATTACCCGGCAATTCCCCCCAAGTGTGACAGAGAAAGGGGGGCGAAGCGAGCAGATTTCCCGCCCGCCAAATTGAGTTTGTGCGAATGGCCCCCAGCGTGGCCCTTGTCGACTCGCGGCCCGGCACTGGCCGGGCCCAGAGGGCGCCCCGCTGGCCAGTGCCACACCCGCTCGGCCAGTGCCACCCGATCGTTTACAATATGCTTCCGCGCCTTCCGCGCGTCGCGCCGCTCGTACGTTCCGAACCCCGACTCCCGAGTCCCGAGCCCCATCCTTGTCTGACACCGCCCGACAGATCGAGCAGCTTCGCGAGGAGATTCGCCATCACGATCGGAAGTACTATGTCGATGCGGCGCCTGAGATCAGCGACGTCGAGTACGATCGACTGATCGCGCGGCTCAAAAAGTTCGAAGCCGAGCGTCCAGAGCTTGTCACGCCCGACAGCCCGACGCAGCGGCTCGGCGATCAGCCGGTCACCGAGCTACCGCAGGTGACGCATCGGATTCCGATGCTGTCGATCGAGAATACCTACAGCCTCGACGAATTGAAGAAGTACGGCCAGCGGATCGAAAAGCTGCTTCCGGGCGAGAAGATCGAATGGGTTGTCGAATACAAGGTCGATGGCGTGGCGGTCTCGGTTACGTACGAGCATGGCCGGCTCGTGCAAGGGGCAACGCGCGGCAATGGCCGGGTGGGGGACGACATCACGCACAATATCCGCAAGGTTAAAAACGTCCCGCTGACGCTCGCGGGCAAGAATCCGCCGGCGGTGCTGGAGCTGCGCGGCGAGGTCTACATGACGAATTCCGACCTCGTGCGGCTCAACGAGCAGCAGAAGGCGAAGGGATTGCGCCCGCTGGCCAACACGCGGAACGTCGCCGCGGGAACGATCCGCGTGCTCGACCCAAAGATCGTCGCCGAGCGGGGGCTGCGCCTGCTTTGCCACGGCGTCGGCCACACCGAGGGTTTTTCCCCCGCCACTCACATGGAGTTTCTCGAAGAGATCCGCCGCCGCGGCCTGACGCCGACGCCGGGCGTCGAGTGCTGCGATTCGTTCGCCGATGCGGTCGCCCATTGCGATGAAATGATCGAGGGGCTGCACGAGCTGGATTTCGAGGTGGATGGGCTGGTGCTCAAGGTCAACCGCATCGACCAGCGCGAGCGGCTGGGGAGCACGTCGAAAAGCCCGCGCTGGCTGATCGCCTACAAATTCGAGAAGTTCGAAGGGGCGACGCGGCTGATCGATATCCGCGTGCAAGTCGGCAAGACAGGCACCATCACGCCCGTGGCCGATCTCGAGCCGATCGAGCTGGCGGGCACGGTCGTCCGCCGCGCGAGCCTCCACAACGCCGACGAGATCGAGCGTAAGGACGTCCGGATCGGCGACGTGGTGGTCGTGGAAAAGGCGGGCAAGGTGATTCCGCACGTCGTCCGCGTCGAGAAGCACGAGCGGCGCGGCGAGCTGAAGCAATTCAAGTTTCCCGCGCGCTGCCCCGAGTGCGATACGAAGCTGGTCAAGGACGAAGGGGGCGTCTACATCCGCTGCCCGAATCCGCAGTGCCCCGCTCAGCTTCGCGAGCGAATCCGCTACTACGCCACACGGAACGCGATGGATATCGAGGGGCTGGGAGACAAACTGGTCGAGCAATTGGTCGCCGACCGCCTGGTGACGCGCTACGGCGACCTTTATCGGCTCACCTTCGAGCAGCTTGCCGAGCTGGAGCGAATGGGAAAGAAGTCTGCCGAGAACCTTCTCAAGCAAATCGAGGCGAGCAAGTCGCGCGGATTGGCGCGGCTCCTGAACGCGCTCTCGATCCGGCACGTCGGCAATCGCGTGGCCGCCGTGCTTGCGGAGCACTTCGGCTCGATCGAGGAGCTGCAAGCTGCGTCGGTCGACGAATTGAGCGAAGTCATGGAAATTGGCCCCGTCATCGCCAAGAGCGTGCATGAGTTCGTGCACGGCGATTTCGGCAAGGAGACGATCCGCGATCTCAAGCAATCGGGAATGGACATGACGGCGCCGAAGAAGGCCGCGGCGGCCACCGCGCAAGAAGGCCCGCTCGCAGGCAAGAATCTCGTCGTCACGGGCACGCTGGAGAAATACAAGCGCGACGAAATCGAGGAACTGATCGCCACGCACGGCGGCCGGGCCACGTCGAGCGTTTCCAAGAACACGGATTACGTCGTGGCGGGCGAAAACGCCGGCAGCAAGCTCGACAAGGCCCAGAAGCTCGGCATCAAGGTGCTGAACGAAGCGGAGTTCGACCAGCTGATCAGTACGGGCAAAGCCGATTGACCAAAGCAACGTAGGGTGTGTCGAGCGAAGCGAAGACGCACCGGCGGCCCTCGGTGCGTCTGCGCGGACTTGACGCACGTACCGCTTTCTTACTTCTCTACGACGCCCAGTTCTTTCAGCTTGGTCGCCACGTCGCGGGCGTGCGAATCGACCATTACCTTTTTGTCGATCGCCATGATCCGGCCATCCTTGCTGATGTAAAACGTCCATCGATTCGCGACGCCGTTCTCGCTCTTCAACACGCCGTAAGCCTTGGCCACCTCGCGGGTCGGGTCGGCCAGGATCGCATAGTCCTTCACGCTGAGCGACTCCGCGAACTTTGCGTCTTGCTCGGGCGAATCGACGCTGACCGTGAAGTAGGCCACATCGTATTTCTTGATCAGGTTGCTGTCGGCTTGAAGATTCTTGCACTCCTTCGTGCAGCCGCCGGTGAAGGCCTTCGGGAACCAGGCCAGCACGACTGCCTGCTTGCCGGCGAAATCCTTGAGCGAATACGTCTTGCCGTCTGAACCCTTCAGCGAAAACGGGGGAGCTTCGTCGCCGACCTTCAATTCCGCGGCCTGGATCGCCGCTCCCGAAGCAAATAGCACCGTCCAAACCACCGCAACCGTGTTCGTCACCGAGCGAAAGAAGAAAAGCAAGCGTTTCATCGATGGGCCTCGTGTCTGTGCGGGTTGACTGAGTTCTCGCGAATCCAGCCTCGGATCGCGATTACCAAGCTAACGCGCGTCGGTGCGGTCGTCCAGCACGGGCGCTTCCGGAAGCCGACGAACTTCCACGGCGGCGACGCTCCCTCAACACCGTGCGTCAACCTTCCCGGCTTACCAGCGAGCTTCCAGGCCGGCGTTGAAGCCGTGGATCAGCATGCCGCGGCGGGCGTTGATGCCCGTGCCGCTCGTGGCCGTGTCGGTGAAATCGAGCTGATCCGGGGCGAGCGCGAGTTCGTCGATCCAGACCGCGGTGTACCCGAGCCGGCCGGTGAAGTGGGAGCCCATCGGAATGAAGAGATAGCTGCTCAACTCGCCGACGAAGGACGGAACGCGCTCGTCTCCGCTGGCGGTGCGTAGCGGGAAGCCGGTGGCATCGACGACGTTCTGGTCTTGGTGGGCCGCGTTGGCGAAGACGCCCGCCTTGGCCTCAACGTCCAAGACGAAGCGCTCGATCTGCCATTGCCCGCGGGCGCCAAGTTGTCCGCCGTACATGCGATTGCGAGTGATGATCTGGTAATCGCCCGAGCCGGTCGTGTTGCTGAAGGTGCTGATGTCGAAGCGTTCATCGACCGTCAGGTAGCGGAAGCCGGCCAGATACTGGATGCTGGCGTAGGGAAACACGAAGTTGATTTCATAGTTGTTGATGTGGCTGCTGTACGTTTCGGTGATCTGATCGACGTCGAAGAGATTGGCCGACGAGAGCCCCAGATCGCCCGGAAGCGAAAGGTTGTCGGCGCCGTTGATTGTCTTTCGACTGGCGAAGCCCCATTGGCCCCAAAAGTCGGTTTCCACGCCGATGCCACTCTTGAACATATAGCCGGCGGCGGCTTTGATCCCCGGCAGATATCGAAATTCCGTGTCGGCCGTGCCGGCGGCGGGCAAGCCCGTGTTGGTGTCGATGATGGTGGGTTGCTTGATGACGCTGTTGTTGCGGCGGGCGTAGAATACCTCCGCCGAGCCGTAAGCGTAATGCGTGGTCTCGTCGTCGTAGCACTGGGCCTGATTCGGACCGCAGCCGCAGCCGCAACCTGGTCCATATCCGGCTGCGCCGTCGCCGCCGTTCATAGGAAGCGGATCGCCGTTCATTGGCGTCGCCGGGCCGTAAAGCGCCTGTTGGGCATCGCCGGGCGGCATCATGTTATAGCCGGCCGGCATCGCTTGCGGATAACCCGCTGCCTGCATGTAGGCCATCTGCTGCGCGCTGGCCGGCATGCCGCCCATTTGAGAGGGCATGGGCTGGCCATAGTAGCCCGATTGCGACGGCATGGCCTGCGGGTAACCCATCGAGGGTCCGCCGGCGTAGGCGCCGGGCATCCCCGCGGCATTGCCATACATTCCCTCTTGGGCAAGCGCGTTACAGGATAAGGCTGCCAACAGGGCGCCGGCAAAGGCCAACTGCAAAACCTTCATGGCGGATCTCCGTGTGCGGGGCGAATGCCGCGACAGACGTGCTGCAAACTCGTGCGAAATCTGGGTCGCGATAAACACGGTCGGACGACCGCGAGCGGAGCCAATCGCTCTGCCGGGGCCGCCGAGAGGGCTTACCACCGCTTTCATCGGAATAAACGGCGAATTAACTCAATCGGAAAAGTCCGGAAAACCGGAACGCGCGGCACGATTGATACCACCGCGCGCGGTGATGGAGAAATTGCGCAGAATGCGCCGCCTTGGATTCCTTAGATTCCGGTTCGCAAGCGAACCGGCTAACGATCGATTTCCGGCTGGCGAGCGACTGTTGGGGTTCGGGCTTCAACGGCCTGTGGCAGCCTGAAGGCTGAACTCCAACAATCCGACTTCTGATCTCCAACGTCCGACCCCCGCCCCTTAGCCCAAGAACATCTTCTTGAACTCCGGATCGAATTCAAGGATGAAGTCGATGATCGAGGCGGCGTTTGGATCGATTTGCTTGATCGACGACGGGGGCGCATTGGTGCCCGGAGCGGCGTAGACATACAACCGGCCGCCGACCACTTTGGCCGCCGTGCGCACGCCCAGATTGCCTCCGAAGGTCGCGTGATATTGCACCGCGCCGGTGATCCCGTTGAGCACCGATACCTGATTCGTGCCCATCGGCCCTTGACTGGCCACGATCGTAGGAACCGTCACATTGCTGTTGAGCTGTGGATCGATCGCCGAGACGTTGACGCCGCCGCGGAATGCCGTTCCGAATGGCACGAAGCTCTCGAAGGGGACGTAGGTCTTCTTGTTGATCGTCACGTCATATGCATTGATGGTTCCGGCCATGCCCGAACCGGAGCCGACGATGATGTCGGCCCAGCTTCCGGGGACGCTCGGTTTCAAATGGGCCACGGCGACTGTCGAGCCGCCGATGAATGTCGGGCTCCAAGCGGTGAACTCCCGCAGCAGGATCATTGGCGTCGCGGGGACGGTCGTGAACTGATTGTGAAAAACGCGGATGTCGGAGACGCCGCGGGTCGGGGCGGTGACGATGTCGTCGATTTCGTGGCTGCCGTTAAAAAGGTTTTCAACGTTACCAGTCGCGATGGAAATGCCGTTGACGAAGTTCGCGGCGTAGGCCTGGAACTGGAACAGGAGGTTGCCGAACGGATCGAACACCTCGACCGTGGGTGAATGGTTCTTTCCCGGAGCGACAGCGATCTCCGGTTGTCCCGTGCCGTCGAAAAATCCGACGGCGACGCTAACCCCGCCCGTGTAGCTCGGCGCAAACGCCAGGAACGAAGAGATCAGTTGGCCGGTTCGCGCATCGACGACCTTGACCAGCGGCTGGCTGTTCGGGCCGGCATCCGGTGCATAGGCCAAAATCGGGATATTCAGGACCGGCGTGGGGAATGATTCGATATCGGTGTAATTCACCTGCATGTGCCCATCGGCAAACGTGAAGTTTCCGTCAAACGAGGCAGGAAAGCCGGCTTCCGGCGTGGCATTGTTCGTAACCGGTCCCGACACATTGAGCGTGGAAATTGCCAGCGCGTCGCCGACGGGGCCGGGAACGGTCAATTCGGGTCCGTAGCCGTTGATCGTATACACGGTCGTGAAGCTGGGGGCCACCGTAAACGTGTTCGGCTGCTCGGTGGCGTCGAGTTGCAGGGAAGCGATGCCGGAATAGGTGACGCCGCCAAACGTCGCCGGCGGAGGCGAGTTGGCGCGATCGTACGAAACGGTCGTATCGGTGACGTTGTAGCTATAGGAGCCGGTCGAACCGTGGTCGTTGATCTCGAGCAGATTGCCGGCGCCGCCTCCCCCGACGACCGTGATGGCGGAGGGCAGGCTACTCAATGTCCCGCTATTGAACCCGGAACTAGAGTCAAGGTTGAATATGTTGCCGTCGACGTCGCCGCCGTTCAAGGTGACGCTGTTCAAGGCCGGCAAAGTGCTGACGACGTCAAACGTCGTCGCCAATCCGATGGAGCCGTCCAAGACGACGTTCAACGTGCCGGCGCCCTGCGAATAACCGATCGGAGTCGGCATGTCGTTGGCAGCGATTTGGGTGCTCGTGAGCGTCATGGTCAGGCCCGCGGTGAACGACCCGGCGTCGCAGGCCACAAGCGTGTTATTCCCCGCGCCGGGGGCCACGATCAGCGGCGCCACGATGCTTGCCAGGACGCCAAACTGATTCGCGGGCGCATCGGAACCGACGTTGATCGTGTCGCCGCCGGCGCCGCTGGTGCTGCCGACGGTGGTAACAATCGAGGTGGCGATCACGTTGATCGTGTCGTTGCCGAACTTTGCGTTGTCTTCAACGTGCAAAGTTTGGGTATTGGCGAACGTGAAGGGCGTGCCGCCGTTGTAGTCCACCGTCGAGTTGCTAACGTCCATCGAGGCGCTGCCGAGCGTGTCGAGCACGGCCGCGGCGTTCGTGCCGCCGGCGCCGTCGAACGAGAACTGCTGAATGTTCGTGAAGGAATAGGGCGCCGAGCCGTTGTCCGTGATGCTGGCGGTGGTGGCGCTCGTGGGCGTGATGACGAGATTGTCGTTGCCGGGGCCGCCGGTCACGAAGAACTGATCGCCGGGAGGGATCGTGGCCGCCCCGCCGCCGTCAAACGTGATCGGCACATTGACGATCCCGTTGGTCTCGTCGATGGTCAACGTGTTGTCGTTGGCGTCACCGACGATATTGATCGCGCCGGAATTCGGATTGTTGGGATGGGTCGCAATGAGCGTAGCGCCATTGAGAATGTCCACCAAGGCGGCGTTCGCCGGATCGACGATGATGGTGACGCTCTCGGCCGGTGTGCTGACGCCAAGCGTGATGATCTGGCTGGTTGGCAGGCTGGCGATGCCATTGGCGATAACCTTCAGCGACACAAAGTCGTCGATAGTCATTCCGCCGGGTAGTGTGAAATCGACGGTTTCCGGAGTCGCTCCCGTGGCCACCCAGGCGCTGCTCCAATTGGACGTCTGCGCATAGACGATATTGCCGTTCATGGCGGTCAATTGAACAAGGGGATAGTTCGTCGCCTGCTGGTGGTCGTCGCCGTAATAGGCGCCTTCGTTGAGGCCGTTGATTTGCGTGCCGGTCAGCGTATAGACGTTGTTGTTGTTTGCGTCAGTGCCCGTGAGTTCAATGTCGGAAATCGTCGGCCGCCACGAATCTTGCGGCGTGCCGGATGGCGTGTAAAGAAAAATACCCGGTTGGATCGATGATGAAATCGGAACTCGGAGTTGCCCACGATCCAAGTCGGTCATCATGATTTGACCGCTGGGAAGTGTCATCATGACGTTGAACTGGCCCGGATTCGTCACCTCGAAGTTAGCCGGAGTCGTCGGAGGGTTAATGACGGGATTGATCGTATTGGTGACCGGATCGTACTCGAAGAACTTTGTCCCGCCGGCGAACAGAGGCGTATCGCCGGCCGCAAATAAAACGCGGCCGTTTGTCAGGACCGCCGCGGCGCCATCGTTCACGCCCAGACCGCCGGGAATGACGGGCCCTGCGGCCCAACTGCCGGTAGGATTGCCGGGCGTCGGCGGAGTATAAATCGCCGTGTTGCTGGTGGCGCCGATATAAAAAACGCGCCCATCCGGCAAAAGCGTTCCCGGCCCAAGTTCCGCAAATCCAAAGTTTGGGACAAAGGGGATCGTGAGGTTGGTGCTGGTGAACAGGTCCACGGGCACGTGCCCGGCGGG
Coding sequences within:
- a CDS encoding peroxiredoxin, with the translated sequence MKRLLFFFRSVTNTVAVVWTVLFASGAAIQAAELKVGDEAPPFSLKGSDGKTYSLKDFAGKQAVVLAWFPKAFTGGCTKECKNLQADSNLIKKYDVAYFTVSVDSPEQDAKFAESLSVKDYAILADPTREVAKAYGVLKSENGVANRWTFYISKDGRIMAIDKKVMVDSHARDVATKLKELGVVEK
- a CDS encoding kelch repeat-containing protein, which codes for MGTWTQIQVTNPNTAPAVATAIINEGIGHMLLLPDGSVMAQGGSDFPTPDWFKLTPDATGNYANGTWTQLASMNTGRLFYGSVVMQDGRVMVLGGEFSFNQSEDPTGEIYDPATNTWTPTAPFPVPLFDPSIQSQNPPVAQRFGDSTLELMSDGTVLAASTTVPLVLPGSLFGTTHSPSFRYDPVANLWTQDATPLNSDSANEEGWTKLPDGSILAVEIFGTHPGDAERLVFGDTPAADRWVPAGHVPVDLFTSTNLTIPFVPNFGFAELGPGTLLPDGRVFYIGATSNTAIYTPPTPGNPTGSWAAGPVIPGGLGVNDGAAAVLTNGRVLFAAGDTPLFAGGTKFFEYDPVTNTINPVINPPTTPANFEVTNPGQFNVMMTLPSGQIMMTDLDRGQLRVPISSSIQPGIFLYTPSGTPQDSWRPTISDIELTGTDANNNNVYTLTGTQINGLNEGAYYGDDHQQATNYPLVQLTAMNGNIVYAQTSNWSSAWVATGATPETVDFTLPGGMTIDDFVSLKVIANGIASLPTSQIITLGVSTPAESVTIIVDPANAALVDILNGATLIATHPNNPNSGAINIVGDANDNTLTIDETNGIVNVPITFDGGGAATIPPGDQFFVTGGPGNDNLVITPTSATTASITDNGSAPYSFTNIQQFSFDGAGGTNAAAVLDTLGSASMDVSNSTVDYNGGTPFTFANTQTLHVEDNAKFGNDTINVIATSIVTTVGSTSGAGGDTINVGSDAPANQFGVLASIVAPLIVAPGAGNNTLVACDAGSFTAGLTMTLTSTQIAANDMPTPIGYSQGAGTLNVVLDGSIGLATTFDVVSTLPALNSVTLNGGDVDGNIFNLDSSSGFNSGTLSSLPSAITVVGGGGAGNLLEINDHGSTGSYSYNVTDTTVSYDRANSPPPATFGGVTYSGIASLQLDATEQPNTFTVAPSFTTVYTINGYGPELTVPGPVGDALAISTLNVSGPVTNNATPEAGFPASFDGNFTFADGHMQVNYTDIESFPTPVLNIPILAYAPDAGPNSQPLVKVVDARTGQLISSFLAFAPSYTGGVSVAVGFFDGTGQPEIAVAPGKNHSPTVEVFDPFGNLLFQFQAYAANFVNGISIATGNVENLFNGSHEIDDIVTAPTRGVSDIRVFHNQFTTVPATPMILLREFTAWSPTFIGGSTVAVAHLKPSVPGSWADIIVGSGSGMAGTINAYDVTINKKTYVPFESFVPFGTAFRGGVNVSAIDPQLNSNVTVPTIVASQGPMGTNQVSVLNGITGAVQYHATFGGNLGVRTAAKVVGGRLYVYAAPGTNAPPSSIKQIDPNAASIIDFILEFDPEFKKMFLG
- the ligA gene encoding NAD-dependent DNA ligase LigA: MSDTARQIEQLREEIRHHDRKYYVDAAPEISDVEYDRLIARLKKFEAERPELVTPDSPTQRLGDQPVTELPQVTHRIPMLSIENTYSLDELKKYGQRIEKLLPGEKIEWVVEYKVDGVAVSVTYEHGRLVQGATRGNGRVGDDITHNIRKVKNVPLTLAGKNPPAVLELRGEVYMTNSDLVRLNEQQKAKGLRPLANTRNVAAGTIRVLDPKIVAERGLRLLCHGVGHTEGFSPATHMEFLEEIRRRGLTPTPGVECCDSFADAVAHCDEMIEGLHELDFEVDGLVLKVNRIDQRERLGSTSKSPRWLIAYKFEKFEGATRLIDIRVQVGKTGTITPVADLEPIELAGTVVRRASLHNADEIERKDVRIGDVVVVEKAGKVIPHVVRVEKHERRGELKQFKFPARCPECDTKLVKDEGGVYIRCPNPQCPAQLRERIRYYATRNAMDIEGLGDKLVEQLVADRLVTRYGDLYRLTFEQLAELERMGKKSAENLLKQIEASKSRGLARLLNALSIRHVGNRVAAVLAEHFGSIEELQAASVDELSEVMEIGPVIAKSVHEFVHGDFGKETIRDLKQSGMDMTAPKKAAAATAQEGPLAGKNLVVTGTLEKYKRDEIEELIATHGGRATSSVSKNTDYVVAGENAGSKLDKAQKLGIKVLNEAEFDQLISTGKAD
- a CDS encoding BBP7 family outer membrane beta-barrel protein, which gives rise to MKVLQLAFAGALLAALSCNALAQEGMYGNAAGMPGAYAGGPSMGYPQAMPSQSGYYGQPMPSQMGGMPASAQQMAYMQAAGYPQAMPAGYNMMPPGDAQQALYGPATPMNGDPLPMNGGDGAAGYGPGCGCGCGPNQAQCYDDETTHYAYGSAEVFYARRNNSVIKQPTIIDTNTGLPAAGTADTEFRYLPGIKAAAGYMFKSGIGVETDFWGQWGFASRKTINGADNLSLPGDLGLSSANLFDVDQITETYSSHINNYEINFVFPYASIQYLAGFRYLTVDERFDISTFSNTTGSGDYQIITRNRMYGGQLGARGQWQIERFVLDVEAKAGVFANAAHQDQNVVDATGFPLRTASGDERVPSFVGELSSYLFIPMGSHFTGRLGYTAVWIDELALAPDQLDFTDTATSGTGINARRGMLIHGFNAGLEARW